Part of the Juglans regia cultivar Chandler chromosome 14, Walnut 2.0, whole genome shotgun sequence genome, ATGGTGTGGCTATGTTTTGGGGACTTTAATGAAACTATGCAAGACAGTGAGAATAAAGGAGCTGCTAACAGGAAACTCAACCAGATGGAGGAGTTTTGTGCAGCTGTGAATGATTGTGGGTTGTGTGATTTGGGCTTTAAGGGGGATAGATTCACATGGAGTAATAATAGGGTGGGAGCACAATTTACAAAGAAAAGACTTTATAGAGGCTTTGCAAATGCCCAATGGTGTGAATATTGGAAGGCACACTTAGTAGAGGTGGAGCCTGTCCTTTCCTCTGATCACAAACCTATCCTAATTTCTATTGACTCAAAGTGCCCAATGACCCTTAAGAGGCACAGGATTTTCAGGTATGAGGCCAAATGGTCCTCGAGGGAGGAGTGCAAGAGGCTGGTGGAAGAGGCATGAGGAGGCCCTTACCCTTTTCTAATAAACTAGATAGGATAGTGGGCTCCCTTGAGGTTTGTAAACAGAGGCTAGTTAAGTGGAGCAGAAGGGCCTTTGGGAAGTTTAAAAGACAACTTAACCAAAATCTTAAGAAGTTAGATGCACTACAACAGTCTAACTCAAGGTCCCTTGGAGAGGAAATCAAAAGTACCCAAGCTGAAATTGATAAAATGCTAGAGGAGGATGATATGAACTGGAAACAAAGGGCCAAACAATTATGGCTCAAGGATGGTGATAGgaacacaaaattcttccacCATTGTGCCAACCAAAGAAGGAAGACAAACTCCATAACGTGTATCAAAGATGAGGGTGGGCGTGTAGCTGCTTCTTAGGAGGACATTGCTaacttatttcaaatttatttttaggacCTTTTTACTTCATCTGGCCCTACAGGAATCTCATAATGCTTGGGCAGCTTGGAGGCCAGAGTCACAAGTGAAATGAGCTCTATGCTATCTAAGAGCTTTACTGAACAAGAAGTGGAAGAAGCCATCTTTCAAATGAACCCTCTCACATCCTCAGGTCCAAATGGATTTCCCCCAGCCTTTTACCATCACCACTGGAAATCGATAGGAAATGAGGTTTGTGCAGCAGCCTTATTTGGTCTAAACTCTGGAGGTAAACTTGAGAAACTCAATGGGACTTTTATTGTGTTAATTCCCAAGGTCAAGTCCCCTACACCGGTTACTGATTATATACCTATTAGCTTATGCAATGTCCTCTACAAGATCATTTCTAAAACTATTGCAAACAAACTCAAGAAGATCTTACCAGAAATTATATCCCCTACACAATTTGCTTTTGTGCCCGGCAGACTGATTTATGATAATATGATAGTGGCCTTTGAGGCTTTACACTCAATGAACATCAGGCTGGTTGGGAAGGTTGGACATATGGCATTGAAGCTtgacatgagtaaagcttatgatcgtATAGAGTGGGATTTTCTCAAGGTTGTGATGCTTAAGTTGGGCTTTCCAAGAGATTGGATTGCTCTGATCATAAGGTGTATAGAATGGGTTTCATACTCAATCCTCATTAATGAGTCTCCAAAGAAACAATTCTCTCCCTCTAGAGGACTTAGGCAGGAGGACCCACTATCCCCTTACCTGTTTATCCTATGTGTTGAAGTTCTGAGTACCATGTTGAACCAAGCTGAGGCAAAAGGCTCCATCTTGGGCATCCCAATGGCTAGAGGTAGATTACTCATTAATCATCAGTTCTTTGTAGATGACAGTCTACTTTTTTGCAAGGCCAATGAAGCTGAGTGGAGAAGGATGATTCACATACTAACTATGTATGAAAATGCCTCGGGGCAGAGATTGAACAAAGCCAAGACATCCATCCAGTTCAGCAAGAACACCTCTAAGGCCATCCAAGAACTTATCCTCCAGATAGCAGACATCAGATTCACCTTATCCTATGAACTTTATCTAGATCTTCCTGCCATGGTTGGGAGATCAAGGGTTGGGTCATTCAGAAGTATCTTTGACAAAATGAAGAAGAGAGTAAACAATTTCAAGATTAAGTCTCTCTCACAAGTTGGTCAAGAAACCGTCCTGAAAGAAGTGGTACATGCCTTATCTATCTACTGTATGGGGGTATTTAAGCTACCCCATTCCCTTATTAACCAGATGAATAGCATCATGCATAATTTCTGGTGGGGTCAGTATGAGCAGGAAAGAAAAGTGCATTGGATATCAATGTCCACCACGGGGAAATTGAAGAAATGTGGAGGGATGGGCTTTAGAGACATAGTGAGTTTCAATATTGCAATGCTGGCTAAACAGGTCTGGCGCCTCATTCAGCAGCCTCAATCTCTAACATCAAGGGTTTTGAAACTAAAATAGTTCCCTCATTCCTCTTTATGGGAAGCAAAAGCGGGTTATAGACCCTCTTACATCTGGAGGAGTTTGTTGGTAACAAAATCCTTAGTGGACAATGGATCAGTATGGAGAGTAGGCAACGGTTGCAGTGTTCATATTTGTGGGGACAAGTGGCTCCCTCAAACTTATTCAGGCAGAGTGACAAGTGTAGTGCAAGGGGGGATGCTCAAGCAACTGTCAACTCCCTGATTGATCATGTCACAAGGTCATGGACTAGGCACTTATTGAAGGCACGTTTAGTGAAGAGAAAGCTAGTTTGATAAAACAGATCCCACTAAGCCAATCTAACCTTCATGACAAACTAATTTGGAGACATGGTGATAAGGGTCAGTTTTATGTCAGAAGAGCCTACCACCTGCACAAAGAGTGGATGGACCAATCTCAGGCTCAATCCTCAAACAATTCGAGGAGTTCAAAAGGGTGAAATACTATCTGGAAACTCCAAGTCACTCTTGTCACAAAGAACTTCATGTGGAGAGCTTGCTGGAATGAGCTCCCCACCCTCCTGAACCTATGTAGGAGGAAAATTGTTGAAGAGCCCTTGTGCCCTGTATGCTTAAGGGAGGCAGAATTTGTTTGCCACATTACTTGGGACTGTCCTGCAGCCCAAGATGTATGGGGGCAATGCTCGAGGTTCCCACAAAAGAAGTCATTTCCTCCCATGTCATTCAAGGAATTATGGTTCCACTTGTGCATAACTGCTAATATGGAGATTCTTGAAGAGTTTGTTGTGATCTCAAAACTCCTCTGGCAGAGAAGAAACAAGTTTATTTTCCAAAAGGAATTTAGTCATCCCTCGAGTAGTTTGAAACAAGCTCATGGTGAGTTAGGTGAAATGGAGGCCCTTAAGAACTCGAGAACAAGGTTGCAAACTGTAGAACAGATTAAAGAGAAATGGACTCCTCCTCCACTAAGCTCCTACAAAATCAATTGGGATGCAGTCGTGGATAAGACTAACTGCAGAATTGGACTTGGGGTGGTTGTAAGAGATCATAGAGGCTTGATGATTGATGCCTTAAGGATGAATAGGCCACTGTTCCCTGACCCTTTACTAGCAGAGGCGTATGGGCTTTTTGAAGCAACCAAGCTGGGAATACAACTGGGTTTGTCCAGGTGATAATTAAGGGAGATTCTCAACAAGTTACTAGAGACTTGTTGTCCAAGGACCAAGAGGAGTCCACTTCCTCTATGATTATTAAGGATACTCAAGTTCTACTATTACACCTTTTGGAGTGGTCAATTAGGCATGTTAGAAGAAAGGCAAACAAAGTGGCACATAAATTGGCCAAATATGCTTTACTTATCTCAAATTATATTGTAAACATTGAGGGCCCCCCTCAGTATATTATTGATTTGTGAATGATTGAGCTCTAAgctcctttttaaaaaaaaaaaaaaaaagaagacagatTTGACAATAATGACCCAACCACTAAGTTTATAAGAGGACTCCCAATAGATTCTTTATCCTatctttaaaatacatcatcaaaactcattttttctattttacatattgacttttacaatatgtcatccatcaacttatctattttttctctagattatttaaatattcttttttaaatatttcatttctaccaataaattacaatatctatatatttttttttatatttgtaatttttttatatatacaatgtaaaataattcagtCATATacacgtaaaacaaaaatatataagccaaataaaaattaaaaatcaaatcaaaatatgaaaaaattagtttaaaaatattttcaagatatttcttagaagaaaatgaaatatatgtattttaaacgatgaataataaaaagagtttgcttacatgataaaaattaaagtaaaagaaaatgagagagtaaataaaataacaataaaaaaaaaaatttacaagatGAACAGTATTCTCTACATGTAGCGGGTAACTGTAGTTAATTGTATTTTACAATTCCTTTTACATAATCGGATAGAGCTTTTTTTTAGAGcaattcttcaaataatttacatattttgtataatacaaAAGTCATTTTAGAgtgctcttatatatatttttatataaattatatgcatCTAAATTCATGTACAGAGCATGGTCTGCTAAAAACTGtcacttttcttcttctatatataatgcCCATTTCCCCTGTGAAATCTCTTGCTAAAATTCCCTCAAAAGGTTGGATCATCTTCTTGCTTTCTTATCAGCTAGAGTAGTTTACCGTGCCCCCCCTTCCTTATCCTCCTCCGGAAGCCTCTCATCATTCGAGGACATGAGTGCCAAGCACTGCGGCCACCACCACCGCGGCCACCACCACGATGAGCGTTACAAGCTCAACCGCCGTATACTCTGCGGCATTATCGTCTTCATTGTCCTCGTCCTCTTCGTCATCTTCCTCGTCTGGGCCATCCTCCACCCCACCAAGCCTCGCTTCATCCTCCAGGACGCCACCGTCTACGCCTTCAATGTCTCCACCTCCCCTCCCTTCACCATCTCCACCAGCATGCAGGTAACCGTATCCTCCAGAAACCGCATGGATCGGGTCGGAATCTACTACCAGAAGCTCAACATATACGCCACCTACCGGAGCCAGCAGGTCACTCTCCAGACGCTTCTTCCTCCGACGTACCAGGGTCACAAGGAGGTTTCGGTGTGGTCGCCTTTCTTGTATGGGAACTCGGTGCCGATATGGCCGAGATTAATGGAGGCTCTGCAGCAGGACCAGAACATTGGCTCGGTGCTTTTCAAGATCAAGATTGATGGGACTATCAAGTGGAAGGTGGGCACGTGGTTCTCCGGCAGGTATCACTTGCACGTCAACTGTCCGGCGTATATTAAATTCGGTGACCGGAATAATGGGTTTCCCGTTGGCCCGGTGATGAAGTTTCAGCTGGTGCAAGGATGCAATGTTGACGTTTAAGCCAGTAATCTGCTGTTAGTTCTTGCCTCCCTAAAGAGTCTAGTCCTCtatggtttttttgttttcttcttcttcttatctTCGTCCTTGGTTTGCAATTTATCATGACTTCTTTGTGATcattaagagaaataatttcttttttaagaaaaaagagggaaaaaaaggtTCTAATTTTACATGAATACTAGTTTTGGGTTATCGCCAAGGTGCCTTCTTTGTCAGTTTTCTGTCGGAAAATACATGAGGAAATACAAATATCCGGTTGCATTACGTACGTCTTGAATTAAAGAGAGTCGAGAAGTGATATAAGAGTCATGTGTTATGTTAATGGATGTaattaaagatgataaaattttaatgtcTATTCATAATACGTGTcgacaaagatata contains:
- the LOC109011582 gene encoding NDR1/HIN1-like protein 1 gives rise to the protein MSAKHCGHHHRGHHHDERYKLNRRILCGIIVFIVLVLFVIFLVWAILHPTKPRFILQDATVYAFNVSTSPPFTISTSMQVTVSSRNRMDRVGIYYQKLNIYATYRSQQVTLQTLLPPTYQGHKEVSVWSPFLYGNSVPIWPRLMEALQQDQNIGSVLFKIKIDGTIKWKVGTWFSGRYHLHVNCPAYIKFGDRNNGFPVGPVMKFQLVQGCNVDV